A region of Desulfolithobacter dissulfuricans DNA encodes the following proteins:
- a CDS encoding exodeoxyribonuclease III — MTFPIDKVLSLLEEEVRDYQVPVVDLIAAQTRDPFKVLVATILSARTKDEVTAAASRRLFARASTSGELARLSVEDLEKLIYPVGFFRNKARYLRELPSALATMFDGRIPDRVEDLVRLPGVGRKTANLVVAVAFGKPAICVDTHVHRIMNIWGYVATSTPLQTEMALREKLPPEYWLKVNSILVAFGQGTCKPRLPHCDRCVVARYCPRIGITPRNVVAGGPRKKEGKRVGKRFVSWNVNGLRAAYKKGFLDSFHELDADIFAIQEIKAMPEQLPEKLREIKGYHSFWYPAEKKGYSGTAIYTRSEPLDVVYGLGREEFDHEGRVLTLEFDSFYFVNIYFPNAQHGLKRLDYKMAFNRAVRQHLDLLCEHKSVVVGGDFNVAHREIDLANPDSNVKNPGFTPEERAWMDEVIGAGYVDTFRQFNQDPGCYTWWSYRFNARARNIGWRIDYFLVDPASRDRIRGAAIHDEVAGSDHCPVSLTFT; from the coding sequence ATGACCTTTCCCATTGACAAGGTTCTCTCTCTTCTTGAAGAGGAGGTCAGGGACTACCAGGTTCCGGTGGTGGACCTTATCGCCGCCCAGACCAGGGATCCGTTCAAGGTCCTGGTGGCGACCATTCTTTCCGCCCGGACCAAGGACGAGGTGACAGCCGCAGCGAGCAGACGGCTTTTTGCCCGGGCCTCGACATCCGGGGAGCTGGCCCGGCTGTCCGTGGAGGATCTGGAGAAGCTCATCTATCCGGTGGGTTTTTTTCGTAACAAGGCGCGGTACCTGCGTGAGCTGCCGTCGGCCCTGGCCACTATGTTCGATGGCCGGATACCCGACCGGGTGGAGGATCTTGTCAGGCTGCCCGGAGTCGGCCGCAAAACCGCCAACCTGGTGGTGGCGGTCGCTTTCGGCAAACCGGCCATCTGTGTGGACACCCATGTGCACCGGATCATGAACATCTGGGGCTATGTTGCCACCTCCACTCCACTGCAGACCGAAATGGCCCTGAGAGAGAAGCTGCCGCCCGAATACTGGCTCAAGGTCAACTCCATCCTGGTGGCTTTTGGCCAGGGAACCTGCAAGCCGAGGTTGCCCCATTGTGATCGATGCGTTGTGGCCCGTTACTGCCCCAGGATCGGCATCACGCCGAGGAACGTGGTGGCGGGCGGGCCACGCAAAAAAGAGGGCAAAAGGGTGGGTAAACGATTTGTTTCCTGGAATGTCAACGGGCTCAGGGCTGCCTACAAAAAAGGTTTTCTGGACAGCTTCCACGAGCTGGATGCAGACATTTTCGCCATCCAGGAGATCAAGGCCATGCCGGAACAGCTCCCGGAAAAGCTGAGAGAAATCAAGGGATACCATTCCTTCTGGTATCCGGCCGAAAAAAAGGGCTATTCCGGCACCGCGATCTACACCCGGAGTGAGCCCCTGGATGTTGTGTACGGACTTGGCCGGGAAGAGTTTGATCACGAGGGCCGGGTACTGACCCTGGAATTTGATTCGTTCTATTTCGTCAATATCTATTTCCCCAATGCCCAGCACGGTCTCAAGCGGCTGGACTACAAGATGGCCTTCAACCGGGCTGTACGACAGCATCTGGACCTGCTCTGCGAGCACAAAAGTGTGGTGGTGGGTGGGGATTTCAACGTTGCCCACCGGGAGATCGACCTGGCCAATCCGGATTCCAACGTGAAAAATCCAGGTTTCACCCCTGAGGAACGGGCCTGGATGGACGAGGTGATCGGCGCCGGCTACGTGGATACCTTTCGCCAGTTCAACCAGGATCCCGGCTGTTATACCTGGTGGAGTTACCGTTTCAATGCCCGGGCAAGGAACATCGGCTGGCGGATCGATTATTTTCTGGTCGATCCCGCCAGCCGGGATCGGATACGGGGGGCAGCGATCCACGACGAGGTGGCCGGCTCGGATCACTGTCCGGTCAGCCTGACGTTTACCTGA
- a CDS encoding carbonic anhydrase: MEIQQNISADEAIERLLEGNRRFVTAELTHPHQDPTCRIALNQGQAPFAAVLACADSRVPPEVVFDQGLGDLFVVRVAGNIVNDQILGSLEYACGHLATSLIMVMAHSRCGAIGAVASEAELEGHIASLAPEIQPAVERVKGQPGDLTDNAAREVARMTAEKLKNSEPVLKKLAADGKIKVVPAFYELESGELNLL, encoded by the coding sequence ATGGAGATTCAACAAAACATCAGTGCTGACGAAGCGATTGAACGGCTGCTGGAGGGAAACCGCCGCTTTGTGACTGCTGAGCTTACCCACCCACACCAGGATCCAACCTGTCGCATTGCCCTGAACCAGGGGCAGGCTCCGTTTGCCGCCGTGCTGGCCTGTGCCGATTCCCGGGTTCCGCCCGAGGTAGTATTCGACCAGGGCCTGGGAGATCTTTTCGTGGTCCGGGTAGCCGGCAACATTGTCAACGATCAGATACTGGGCAGCCTGGAATATGCCTGCGGTCATCTGGCCACCTCCCTGATCATGGTCATGGCCCACTCGCGCTGCGGGGCTATCGGCGCAGTTGCCAGCGAAGCAGAACTGGAGGGCCACATCGCCAGTCTGGCCCCGGAAATTCAGCCGGCCGTGGAGCGGGTCAAGGGACAGCCCGGCGACCTCACAGACAATGCGGCCAGGGAAGTGGCCCGTATGACAGCGGAAAAGCTCAAAAACTCGGAGCCGGTTCTTAAAAAGCTGGCGGCCGACGGCAAGATCAAGGTCGTGCCGGCTTTTTACGAGTTGGAATCGGGCGAACTCAACCTGCTCTAA
- the lgt gene encoding prolipoprotein diacylglyceryl transferase, with protein sequence MLPYPDIDPVLIHLGPLQVRWYGLMYVLGFIATYLLVGFQTRKFHWRELEQRLENLNLVLILGVILGGRLGYVLFYNPSYYLSHPLQILATWQGGMSFHGGCIGVIIAGAIYCHRHRLDFWKTADLYVVTVPVGLGLGRIGNFLNGELFGRVTDVPWAMVFPGGGPVPRHPSQLYEAFLEGVVLFLVLWSLKSRPWREQSPYWPHGSMMALFLILYALVRIFVEQFREPDPQLGTVALGMTMGQLLSVFMLIGGTVLWLVRIQTKKAARIS encoded by the coding sequence ATGCTGCCCTATCCAGATATCGATCCGGTGCTTATCCACCTGGGCCCGCTCCAGGTCCGCTGGTACGGCCTCATGTACGTGCTGGGCTTTATCGCCACCTATTTACTGGTGGGCTTTCAGACAAGAAAATTTCACTGGCGGGAACTGGAGCAACGGCTCGAGAACCTCAACCTGGTCCTCATCCTCGGCGTGATCCTGGGCGGCCGTCTGGGCTATGTGCTCTTCTACAACCCCTCCTACTACCTGAGCCATCCCCTCCAGATCCTCGCCACCTGGCAGGGGGGCATGTCGTTTCACGGCGGCTGCATCGGAGTGATTATCGCCGGGGCGATCTATTGTCATCGGCACCGGCTCGACTTCTGGAAAACCGCGGATCTCTACGTGGTCACGGTCCCTGTCGGCCTCGGCCTCGGCCGGATCGGCAATTTTCTCAACGGCGAACTGTTTGGCCGGGTCACCGATGTGCCCTGGGCCATGGTATTCCCCGGCGGCGGCCCGGTGCCCAGGCATCCTTCCCAGCTCTACGAGGCCTTTCTGGAAGGAGTGGTCCTGTTTCTCGTTCTCTGGAGCCTGAAGAGCAGACCATGGCGGGAACAGTCCCCGTACTGGCCCCATGGATCCATGATGGCCCTTTTTCTCATCCTCTATGCGCTCGTGCGCATCTTTGTCGAACAATTCCGCGAACCGGACCCGCAGCTGGGAACCGTTGCCCTGGGGATGACCATGGGACAGCTCCTGAGTGTCTTCATGCTGATCGGCGGTACCGTACTCTGGCTTGTGCGGATACAAACAAAAAAAGCGGCCCGGATATCCTGA
- a CDS encoding response regulator, with the protein MKSYRIILADDHGLIRQGIKSIIMQESSFEVMGEAADGHELLKLLEQDQPDMIILDISMPRLNGLEVLGKLRELYPEIRILILTMHRNSQYFYHTISAGAHGYLMKDDSDTELLNAIRTVQEGRIYMSPQLAQEVTNEMITAFREKRDVQPVPLTDREKQVLHLVVKGYTSKKMAELLCLSPRTIDHHRANLLRKFKMKNTIDLVNYVVRNSIVVPD; encoded by the coding sequence ATGAAATCCTATCGCATCATACTGGCCGACGACCATGGGTTGATCCGACAGGGTATCAAGTCGATCATCATGCAGGAATCCAGCTTCGAGGTCATGGGCGAAGCGGCCGACGGCCACGAGTTGCTCAAACTGCTGGAACAGGACCAGCCGGATATGATCATTCTCGATATCTCCATGCCCAGGCTCAACGGGCTCGAGGTCCTGGGAAAGCTGCGGGAGCTGTATCCTGAAATCAGGATTCTCATCCTGACCATGCATCGCAACAGCCAGTATTTCTATCATACCATCTCGGCAGGGGCCCACGGCTACCTGATGAAGGATGATTCTGATACCGAGCTTTTGAACGCCATCCGCACGGTTCAGGAGGGCAGGATCTATATGTCCCCCCAGCTTGCCCAGGAGGTAACCAACGAGATGATCACCGCCTTCCGGGAAAAAAGGGATGTCCAGCCGGTGCCGCTGACCGACCGGGAAAAACAGGTGCTGCACCTGGTGGTCAAGGGGTATACCTCCAAGAAGATGGCCGAGCTGCTCTGTCTCAGCCCCCGGACCATCGACCATCACCGGGCCAACCTTCTGCGCAAGTTCAAAATGAAAAACACTATCGATCTGGTCAATTACGTGGTCCGTAACTCCATAGTCGTCCCCGACTGA
- a CDS encoding HU family DNA-binding protein has product MNKSDLIESIASAANISKVAAERGLNGMLASMSRAMEEGERVTLVGFGSFSIVDRAPRIGRNPKTGEAVRIPPRRAVKFRPGKELVQKIQ; this is encoded by the coding sequence ATGAACAAGAGTGATCTTATCGAGTCAATAGCCAGTGCAGCCAATATCAGCAAGGTGGCGGCAGAGAGGGGACTTAACGGAATGCTGGCTTCCATGTCAAGGGCCATGGAAGAGGGAGAGAGGGTTACCTTGGTGGGCTTTGGCAGCTTTTCCATCGTCGACCGGGCGCCCCGTATCGGTCGCAATCCTAAAACAGGCGAAGCGGTACGTATACCTCCCCGCCGGGCGGTGAAGTTCCGGCCCGGTAAGGAGCTGGTTCAGAAGATTCAGTAA